TTCCATCTAATGCACTCCAATCGAGATCGCATTTTTAAGCATTTCAATATAGTTAAAACCTCAAGCAGTTTAGCGATCGCAAGCATCCAACAAAAATTTGACTGATCGCAGTTTGTTGATGATTGAGTTGCGATCGCAGTCACATAATGATCTATTTGCGATCGCATAAACATGCTCAGAAAATCGATTCTAATTACGATTTAGGCGAAACAATAGAAATTGTGTAAATTGGTTGTCGCTGAAATTGTCATCACTGACCAAAATAAGACTTGATGAACCATCGGCTAAACGAGGGCCGATCGCCATTCCTTCTAAATTATCTAATTTAATCCCAAGAGTTGCTAAATCTAATACTAGCTTTTTACGGATTGATCGCACATTGGGACTAGTCCGAAAACTTTTGATGGCTGAAGTATCATTAGCATCACCTGTAAAAATTTGCCAAATTTTGGCACTAAGTCCATTACCGCCATTAGAACGCTCAAGGGTGAGAAAGTGACCGCCGCGATCAAGGGCTACGATGTCATTGACCCCAATCTGATTAACGGGAGAGGTCATCGCTTCGACAGGATAGCGATGCTCGGCAACAATTAGCGGCGCGATGTTGCCAACTAAGTAATGCAAAAAACGGCTTTCAGATGGTTGTTGCTGATCGGATTGAGCATCTTGGGCAAGAGCATTTTCCGTAACTGTAAAGACGCGATAGGGATCACCAATAGAATCACGAATTATCGTGAGCGCTTCAAAACCAAGATTATCTCTTACCCCTTGTGGCTCTGCTTTAGAAAGATCGCTCCTGTTAGGATTTGGATCTTTTTTTGGCTCGAATAGATAGCGCTGAGGAATCGGTAAACTTCTGATCCATTTACCTGTCAATAGGTCGAACTCATCGATAAATGGAGGAATGCCTTTGCTAGTTACGCCTTCACTGGAAATTAGTACTGTGCGATCGCCTGTTAATGCTATGCCTTCTGGATCAACTTCACCATTAGGATAGGTGCTTCCTGTTTTGTCTTTGAGGAAATCTACGCCAATTACTTCCACTTTTTCAAGATTCGGCTGTTCTTTTTGGGGACTGAACTTCAGTTTGAGAGCATAAAATCTGGCAGGAGCAAATTCACTACGATCATCAGAAATTGCGTAGAAAATATCATCAATGCGATCATAAGCCAGTCCTGATAAACCACCAATGGGAGTATTCTCAAACTTCTGTTTTGGTAATTTATACTCATTGACAAAATCTAGCGATACATTCAGAAATGTGCGATCACTTGCTATTGCTGATGCATTATTAATGCTCAATATTGCCAAAAATGCTAAGCAAAATCCAATTAATAACTTCCAAAAGCTTTTCGGTAAGAACATATACTTATTCACAGGATTCACAACTAGGACGAGCTACCAGATTTTCGTATGGCTCGATCGCAAAAGAACGATCAGGTTCAGTGAGTAAATGGCGATCGCACAAATCAAAAAGCTCTTGCTTTGACTGTACTAACCGCATTCCTGCTAGAAACTGCCCTTCAGGATCAATGCCAGTGCCGATAAAGTTTAAAAACTTTTTTAGACAATTAACGTGGGATTTCTCTTTGAGATCATCTCGGTAAGTAATTGCAAATAGATGCTGAATATATTTATACACATCAGCAAGGGTAATCACTTGGACTGGGTTACCTGCAAAGCGATCGCGAATTTGTTGAAAAATCCAAGGATTACGAATTGCCGATCGACCAATCATCACTCCTGCCGCCCCAGTTTCTTGGAGAACCTGTTCGGCTTTGAGGTAAGAAGTTACATTGCCATTGGCTAACACAGGACAATTTACAGTCTGTACAGCTTTGCGGATCAAGTCATAATGCACTTCGCCGCGATATAGCTCTTTGACAGTGCGACCATGCAAACTCAGCATATCAATTTGATAGTGATTGATTAATTGCAATAGCTTTTCAAAATTATCAATCGAGTCAAACCCTACGCGCATTTTCACAGTGAAGAGTCCCGAAATTTGCGATCGCAACGCCGCAAAAATGCGCTCAATAGTTTCAGGCTCGCGCAATAACCCACCACCAACGTTTTTGCGATAAACTCGTGGCGCAGGACAGCCAAGATTAAGATCAATTCCTGCGATTGGGTATTTCGTAAGCTGCTGAGAAATCCGCAATATGTCAGGAATGCTTTCACCAATTAGTTGAGCAAATACAGGTCTACCTGTTGTATTCAGAGTGATTGACCTAAGAATCTTTTTATCGATATTGGAATTGGCATAGACTCGAAAGTATTCTGTCACATAATAATCAGGACAGCCATATTCGCTTAACATTTGCATGAACGCAAGATCGGTTACGTCTTGCATTGGGGCGAGTGCAGTCAGAGGTTGCCCTTTGATAATTTGTGATGGTAGAGCTTCTGGCAAAATATCTGACTATAATTTTTTAGGCGGTGTGCAGTGCCGTTTAAAAAAATTATAGCAATCATCATGAGCGATCGCCCTACTCCCTACAATAGTAAAAATACCCATGACGATAATTCTGTAAATTCTTTCCGCTACGAACAGGGATCGCTTTTTGGTGAAGGCATACAGCGAAATTCGCGTCTTTATGATAGTGGCGCGAGCTATGAAATGGGAAGTCAGTCATTACAGGTGTGGAAACAGGCGATCGCGAAGTATCAGAGTTTCATCACTACAATGATCCCCGCAGTCCAAACTTCTCTATTTGACTTGCCTTCTGCTCACTGCGATCCCCATGCGATTAATCCTTTTGCATTACCCATTCAACCTGCTGAGTTCTATCGCTTACCCAGTCGTGGCAGTGACGACGCTTGCATATACTTTGTGATCGACCTCACTAAAGAGTTGCAATCACCCGTGCTATTGTATATTGGTGAGACATGCAGATCTCACAAGCGATGGAAAGGAATTCATGATTGCAAACGGTATATCCTTAATTACCGCGATTTGCATAATACCCACAACCTTCAGACACAAGTTGTCATGACCTTTTGGTGGGACGCTCCTTCCTCATCACGTCCACGGCAACAACTTGAACGAAGCTTAATTGAAAAATGGCGATCGCCATTTAATAAAGAAAACTGGAGCTTTTGGGGAACTCCTTTCGTAAATTGACTCGTCTGTAATTACACATGCTCACATAACACTTAAAGCGAAAATATTATTATGTCTTCTCACAATTTGAATCCAAATCCCGATTCTAGCGAATTATGGTTTGCCAAGTTTTTTATCGGCAGCATGGTTTCGATCGCTTTGCTGACAGTAATTCTATCTTTTCTGCCTTCACCATCAGGCTTACGCAATTCCCCACAACTTAAAACCTCATTAATGAAATCATTGGTCATTACTGCTGCCGTTTAACTTGAAAGACGTGACCTTCAGCTTTTAACCTTCAAAAAAACAGCCTCAGTTTGTTCGGCGAGCTTGTCCCAAGCAAAGCTTTCTCTTAGATCAGCCTGAGCATTATTTACTAAGGCTTTTGCGTAATCAGGATTGTGTAGAATCTCGATTATGCCGTCAGCCAAAGAATCAGCATCATTAACGCGAGTTACTATGCCAGTGACTTTATGGCGAACTACTTCTGGCAATCCGCCCGTATCGGAAACTACAAGTGGAATTTTTGCAGCAAAACTTTCAAGAGCAACGATCCCAAATGGCTCGTATAAGCTGGGGAAAACTGCACAATTAGCGACCTTCTGAAATTTCCAAAAATCAGCGTCTGCCATAAAGCCTGTAAATAAAACTTTGTGATAGATACCTAGATCCCATGCTTGACGCTGGAGCAAGATCGAATAAGCATCGCCAGTACCGATAATTACCAAACGCACTTGATCATTCATCGCTGCGATTATCTTGGGCATAGCATTCAGCAAAATATAAATGCCTTTTTCGTAAGTAATCCGTCCAACAAAGTAGATGATTGCTTCTTCAGGCTTAGCGTATTGCGCCTTTAGAGCTTCAAGATCATATTGATGCTCTGCGGTAATATTTTGCCAACGCTCGACGCTCAGACCGTTATAGACCACATCAGTTTTCTCGGCAGGACAATCTAGCGCCCGCTGCAATTCGCCGCGCATATATTGAGAGCAAACAATCACTCGCTGTGATGCCTGAGTTAAGCGGATTTCTTTATGATGGATATATCTTTGAGTATCGTTATGAATCCCATTACATCTTCCATACTCAGTTGCATGGATCGTCGTAACTAGAGGGATCTGAAATTCGTTAGTAATCGCGATCGCGGATTCTTCTACTAACCAATCATGGGCATGGATTAAATCTATAGAATTATTTGACAAGAACTCTCTCGCAAAGTTCAGCATACTTACATTCATTTGTGCAACCCATTGAAAAAAGTCATTATTGACTCCAACGGAAATTCGGTACACATGAATTCCATCAACGGTCTCTACTGATGCCCCACCTTCGACTGCAACAGTGATTAAATGAACCTCATGACCGCGCCTAACAATTTCAGGATATAGCTCTGCTACGTGACGAGAAATTCCTCCAATGATGCGTGGTGGAAACTCCCAAGCTAGAGCGAGAATGCGCATGATATTTAAGTGATATTTGTATTAATAAAAATGATGATTAAGGCAGGAGCAAGAACTAAGTGATGAAGCTTACCTAACTATAGCAACTATGTATCTATAGAAATGTAGAGAAATGTAGAACTTTGTTGTTATCCAAATCGCAATACTTTTGTTAAAAGTATTGCAAAGCAGCACTTTTAACAAAAGTAAAGTATTGGTGTTCTTTTCAACGTAAAGCAGTGCAATACTAAGAAATGCCTCAAGATATGTTAATCTCACTGCATAATTTGTGATACTTTTCATGGCAACCGTGTGAATTGTGACAGGAGGCAGTTATGACAGAAAACAAATCTAAAGAAGTAATTGAGGGCGTTTCCAAGCAAGTTGGGCAAACTTGGACGAAAGTACAGCCGCAGTTGCAAGCGCTATTACTTAAACTTATTAAAAGTTTGCTGCCTGCACTACGTAACCTACAAACAAAGCTCACCAAGTCTAATTTGGTGACAAAAGAAGGTCAAGAGACAACTGCTACAACAAGTACAGAGAATCTTTCTAGCAACCCTACCCTAAATAAAGCTTTAAATATAGGAAAGGTCTTTTCGGCTAAGGCGATCGCATCTCTAATCGTCGCCTTAACAAAACTTCAACAAAGCCTTGAAGGGAAAGAAAGCACTTTGGATGCAACGGGTGAAGCGGCGGGCTTGCTTAATGCCTCCACCGAAGCCGACTCTCCGCTAGTGGCACAAGTCAAGCAGGAATTTGGTGTTGCTTGGAAATTTGTCAAGGAGCAAGTTACACCGAAAATTTTGTCGTTTTTACAAATGACAGTTGACAAGCTCGATCCGATTGCGACAAATGTTTGGCAAAAGACTTCGGCTAAGGCGGCAGCCACTCCTTCTTTGGTAAATTCTTGGGAAAAGCTCCAAGAAAATGATGCTTGGAAAAAGACGGTGACCGCAACTGCTCCCATTTGGCGATCGATTAGTGGGATTGCTGTGCAGGTTCCACTTTCCGATGAAGTTAAGCGTATTCTTGATAAGCGGGCTGGTACTATCGCTTTGGTCACTTTGTTTTCACTGCTGATCATTTTGAAGCCATCCCATGCTCACAGCCAAAATTTTACAAAAGTTGCAGCAACACCAGCACCGATTAATAAACCAGTAATCACTACTGCTAAGAAACAACCATCTGCCGTTAATAAAGACTTGGTGAAGCCAGAGCGTGGTGATGCGCCTCTAAATGCTGAACAAATTGCGATCGCGAAGATCCAAACTCAAGTTTCGGAAGTAGCGAACCAATATGGTGAATCTTTACTTGGTTCGGTACAGACTAACTTTAAGCGTGGACGCTTGATTGTGGCGCTTAATGATGGCTGGTATAAATTGGAGCCAAGCCAACAAACTCAATTGGTGACAGATTTACAAACGCGATCGCAGTCACTCAATTTCAAGAAGCTATTTGTTGCAGATGCCGAAAATCATTTGATTGCGCGTACCCCTGTAACTGGTAATGAAGTAGTGATTTTGAGACAGTAATTTGTAACTAAACCAAAGCCAAAAAATTATTGAGAATATTGCTTCGCAATATTCTCAATAATTTTTTGGCTTTTTATCTCAGCGCTTTGCGCTGTATCTCTTATGGCAGAAGCAAAAGATCAAAGACATCCTCAGTACACCAAAGATCGCCAAATAGTGAATGATTTACTGGCGCAGTCTGCGCCAAGTAACCGTGATCATGCTGATCTAGCCCGTTTAATCGTGCGTTATAAAGGATTCGTTGGGGCGAGAGATATTCAGGCTGATCTGTTCAAAGTTCTCAATAATTGGCAGTTAACGGAAGAAGACCTATTTACAAAAACTAGAGCGATCCATGCGATCGGCAAAGTCTATATGGCTCAGGATGAAGGGCAAGATGACTGGGCATAAAAAATAAAATATGGTGATTTTGTCACATCTTATTTTTTTGTGTCTAGTGTAGAGATCCTATAGTCAGTAGAAAAAATCTATAATTTTATTAAGGGATCACTTTAGATTACATAATCATGGAACGTCCAATGCTACAAATAGCCAGATCGCACCAAATAATTCTCGAATATTATTGATGCAAGTAATCCCAAAAGTACAAAACGGTGTAGACCTCTTTGTGAATTTGTAAAAGGGGTTTGATTGTAGACAGTGGGCAAAATAATGTTCTATTTATCGGCGCATTTACAATTAAGTAAAACCTATTCTGGACAAACTAAGCCTGAATTACGATCTCGAAATCTGAATTCATTAACAAAGCAATTGCTTGATCCATCAAAAGTTAAATTTGGTGATATTGATCAATCTATATACGCCATCTAGTATTTATATGCAATTAGATTCTTCTATCTTTGGACTTGCAGTAATCAATGTGTCAACGTTGAATATTTTAGAGAAATGTATTGGTAAGCAGGCTCTCACACAGATTATTGATACTTACTTAGAAGATTCGGAGCAGGCGATCGCAAAGATGCGACAAGCACTAGAGGATCTAGATTTTGTCCAAATCAGTTTTGAGAACCATGCATTTAAGGGTGGAAGCGGTACTTTAGGAGCCGATAGAATTGTGGCAATTTGCAAAGAATTAAGCGTTCTTTGTAAGTCAAATAGTCATACTAGTGAGGTAGAAAACATGAATATAGTGATACATCAATTGGATCTTGAGTTCGCCAAAGTGTCCGAATTTTTGCAACAAAAATTTCAGCCTACAACGCAAAGCGCTATAGTTATGGACAGAATCACAAGTAATATTTTGTAAGATTATCAAAGGCATCAGCTTATGTCAGGCGCAATCAAAAAATATCGATTAATTACCCGTAGTGACTTTGACGGTGTTGTTAGCGCCGTATTACTCAAAGAACTAGATATGATAGACGAGATCTTATTCGTTCATCCGAAAGATGTGCAAGATGGTAAGGTCGAGGTCTGCGATCGCGATATTTTGACTAACTTGCCATATATAGAGGGTGCATATTTAGTCTTTGATCACCATACGAGTGAGACAATGCGCATTTATGATACTCCAGAGAATCATATTATTGAGGGTGAAGCGCCATCGGCAGCAAGAGTTGTCTATAACTATTATGGAGGAAAATTAAAGTTTCCGCATGTCTCGCAAGCGATGATGCTAGCAGTAGATAAATGTGATTCAGCACAGTTTGATATTGATGATATTCTCCATCCACAAGGATGGGTACTATTAAGCTTTTTGATGGACTCACGGACAGGATTAGGAAGATTCCGTGAGTTTACGATTTCTAATTATGCTTTGATGATGGAATTGGTAGATGCTTTTCGGAGAATGACTATTGAAGAGATTATGGAACTTCCGAATGTTAAGGAGCGCGTAGAGCTATTTTTTGTGCAACAGGAGATATTTAAGAGACAAATTCAGAGCTGTGCAGAAGTCTACGATAAGCTAGTTATAGTCAACTTGCAGAATGAAGACACGATCTATGCTGGCAACCGCTTTATGGTATATGCCCTATATCCTGAGTGTAACATTTCTATTCATCAAATGTGGGGAAGGCAAAAGCAGAATTCTGTTTTTGCTGTCGGTAAGTCAGTTCTCAATCGTACCTGTCCGATTAATATTGGGGAGTTGATGTTGAGATATGAAGGTGGCGGACATGCTAATGCTGGTACTTGTCAAATTGATAATGAGCAAGCTGAAGAAGTTAAGCAGGAACTGATTGATGTTATTACAAGGAATAATGTAGTTCAATCTGCAATGTCCCTCGAATAGGAAATAACACCGTAAAATAGAGTGGCGGCGCTTCGCGCCGCCACTCTATTTTACGGTGTTGATTACTGATTTACGAAATTCTGTAATTTTGAGCGTAGCATGGCAAGGGCATTGGCGCGATGACTAATTTTAGCTTTGACTTCTGGTGGAATTTCCCCAAAGGTTTGCTGAAACTCTGGTATTAAGAAAATAGGATCATATCCAAATCCACCCTTCCCTCTCGGAGCATCGGAGATTGCACCTTTGCACAGCCCAACTGCATCAGCCACGATCGCACCATCTGGTGAAGCGATCGCGATCGCACAAACAAACTGAGCTTCCCGATTAACCTGATCCTTAAGTTCAGATAAAACCCGATTGATGCGATCGCTATCTGTATCGGCATACCTTGCTGAAAGTACTCCTGGAGCGCCATTAAGAGCCATTACTTCAAGCCCAGAGTCATCTGCGATTGCCCATTCTCCTGTAGAGATTGCGACTTGAGATGCTTTGAGATGAGCATTCTCAATAAAAGTTGCACCAGTTTCTTCGACATCAATGCTGTCAGGTTTAAGAATTAGAGTTATACCTAGGTCTGCTAAATAATCACGAAACTCTTTTATCTTGCCAGCATTACCACTGGCAATTACTAATTTTTCTAATTGAGTTGATGTATTAGACATTTGTTAAACCATTATGGTTATGGGGATCATAAAAATTACCATTTATGCGGCTTAAATTTATAATCATTGGCATTTTTTTAATTGAAGAAGGTGGTTTGCGCTATCTTCAATTGGGTTTCAGCGCTTTGCGATCTATGGTTTTAGTCCAAGGAAGAAATCAGATTGGAAGCGATCGCTAGTTTCGGAATACACAAACACTGCACCACCAAGTCGATCAATTGTCTTTTGGATCACTTCAGGTATTTCTGGTTTAGATACCTGATTCGGTTCATCAAGCGAAGCGAAGGTCTCCGAGAAGGATATATAGAACTTAGCTACTTGTTTGGCGATCGCATTAACATTGAGGTAAAAATAGCCAAAGTTTGGTTGTGGCATATCTGTGATCGCATCGCGAAACATCTCTGATTCAGCAAGAGCAGGTTTGGGAATTGGCACAAAAGCTGATGCTGTATTCGCTCCTAACGTCAGCATTAAAGTTTGACGATCGCGCCAACCATAGGCAAAAATGCTCTGGGTTTTACCGCTGACTCTCGTATCAGGAAACTCAAAGCTGGTAAGAACAGTAGTTCCAATCTGGCGCTTTTTGACTTGGATGAAATCTCTACTTAATTTAGAGATTTGTTGAGTTAATTTACCTAGAGTTGCATTGGCTACGTCAGGTTTCGATGTACGGATTAACGCTCCTATGGTTAGATCAACGCCCGTCTCTTGAAAAGGTGAGTGATCGCTGGGGAATACCACAACAGCATATTCTCCATCGATCCAAGAGATGATATCTTTCTCAATGTCGAGATCTAATCCAGAACCCACAATCAAAGGAGCGAGCATTCTCACACCTTCGACAAGAATCTTGTAGGTAGATTGCTGTTTAGACTCCTCAACAAACCATTGCCATTGACGATTGAGATTGCGACTAGTAATTGCTCCATACACATTTGATGGCAAGTACGATAGCAAGCGATCGCGTGTTGCCGTATCCTTGG
This window of the Pseudanabaena sp. BC1403 genome carries:
- a CDS encoding esterase-like activity of phytase family protein, translating into MFLPKSFWKLLIGFCLAFLAILSINNASAIASDRTFLNVSLDFVNEYKLPKQKFENTPIGGLSGLAYDRIDDIFYAISDDRSEFAPARFYALKLKFSPQKEQPNLEKVEVIGVDFLKDKTGSTYPNGEVDPEGIALTGDRTVLISSEGVTSKGIPPFIDEFDLLTGKWIRSLPIPQRYLFEPKKDPNPNRSDLSKAEPQGVRDNLGFEALTIIRDSIGDPYRVFTVTENALAQDAQSDQQQPSESRFLHYLVGNIAPLIVAEHRYPVEAMTSPVNQIGVNDIVALDRGGHFLTLERSNGGNGLSAKIWQIFTGDANDTSAIKSFRTSPNVRSIRKKLVLDLATLGIKLDNLEGMAIGPRLADGSSSLILVSDDNFSDNQFTQFLLFRLNRN
- a CDS encoding tRNA-dihydrouridine synthase family protein, translating into MQDVTDLAFMQMLSEYGCPDYYVTEYFRVYANSNIDKKILRSITLNTTGRPVFAQLIGESIPDILRISQQLTKYPIAGIDLNLGCPAPRVYRKNVGGGLLREPETIERIFAALRSQISGLFTVKMRVGFDSIDNFEKLLQLINHYQIDMLSLHGRTVKELYRGEVHYDLIRKAVQTVNCPVLANGNVTSYLKAEQVLQETGAAGVMIGRSAIRNPWIFQQIRDRFAGNPVQVITLADVYKYIQHLFAITYRDDLKEKSHVNCLKKFLNFIGTGIDPEGQFLAGMRLVQSKQELFDLCDRHLLTEPDRSFAIEPYENLVARPSCESCE
- a CDS encoding glycosyltransferase family 4 protein, which produces MRILALAWEFPPRIIGGISRHVAELYPEIVRRGHEVHLITVAVEGGASVETVDGIHVYRISVGVNNDFFQWVAQMNVSMLNFAREFLSNNSIDLIHAHDWLVEESAIAITNEFQIPLVTTIHATEYGRCNGIHNDTQRYIHHKEIRLTQASQRVIVCSQYMRGELQRALDCPAEKTDVVYNGLSVERWQNITAEHQYDLEALKAQYAKPEEAIIYFVGRITYEKGIYILLNAMPKIIAAMNDQVRLVIIGTGDAYSILLQRQAWDLGIYHKVLFTGFMADADFWKFQKVANCAVFPSLYEPFGIVALESFAAKIPLVVSDTGGLPEVVRHKVTGIVTRVNDADSLADGIIEILHNPDYAKALVNNAQADLRESFAWDKLAEQTEAVFLKVKS
- a CDS encoding DUF3288 family protein, producing the protein MAEAKDQRHPQYTKDRQIVNDLLAQSAPSNRDHADLARLIVRYKGFVGARDIQADLFKVLNNWQLTEEDLFTKTRAIHAIGKVYMAQDEGQDDWA
- a CDS encoding Hpt domain-containing protein, producing the protein MQLDSSIFGLAVINVSTLNILEKCIGKQALTQIIDTYLEDSEQAIAKMRQALEDLDFVQISFENHAFKGGSGTLGADRIVAICKELSVLCKSNSHTSEVENMNIVIHQLDLEFAKVSEFLQQKFQPTTQSAIVMDRITSNIL
- a CDS encoding exopolyphosphatase gives rise to the protein MSGAIKKYRLITRSDFDGVVSAVLLKELDMIDEILFVHPKDVQDGKVEVCDRDILTNLPYIEGAYLVFDHHTSETMRIYDTPENHIIEGEAPSAARVVYNYYGGKLKFPHVSQAMMLAVDKCDSAQFDIDDILHPQGWVLLSFLMDSRTGLGRFREFTISNYALMMELVDAFRRMTIEEIMELPNVKERVELFFVQQEIFKRQIQSCAEVYDKLVIVNLQNEDTIYAGNRFMVYALYPECNISIHQMWGRQKQNSVFAVGKSVLNRTCPINIGELMLRYEGGGHANAGTCQIDNEQAEEVKQELIDVITRNNVVQSAMSLE
- the rdgB gene encoding RdgB/HAM1 family non-canonical purine NTP pyrophosphatase, which codes for MSNTSTQLEKLVIASGNAGKIKEFRDYLADLGITLILKPDSIDVEETGATFIENAHLKASQVAISTGEWAIADDSGLEVMALNGAPGVLSARYADTDSDRINRVLSELKDQVNREAQFVCAIAIASPDGAIVADAVGLCKGAISDAPRGKGGFGYDPIFLIPEFQQTFGEIPPEVKAKISHRANALAMLRSKLQNFVNQ